The DNA window TTTTTTTATGCGGTTTCTCCAGGTAGTAAACGTCCGGGCGCAGTCGGGTTTCCTGCAGGCTGGGATCGACATTCAGTGAAGGTGCATTACCGAACTTGTCGTAGATCTGATAGGTGACGTAACGGTAGTTGTCGATGCGCTTTTGCAGGCCGTTGGCGATGCTGTTCAGGGCGTATTTTTTTTCCGCCAGCCAGGCGTTGGTATAGTTGTAGCCGTACAGGCCGATAGCAATCGTCAGCAGCACGGAAAACAGCAGGAAGCAGCGAGTAATATTGCTTGAGCTGATGGTCAGTTGTTTATTTTGCATAGTTGACTGCGCATTCCTGAATCAACGGGTTATCGCCCGGGCGCTGGCGGTGACCACCAGGAGTAAAACTGCAACGCAGGCAAATGCCGCCGTCAGGCTGGAGAACTGAGCGATAAAGCCGATCAGGGCCGGTCCGGCGAGGATGCCGGCGTAGCCGACGGTGGTCACTGAGGCGATGGCCAGATTGGCCGGCATATCCTGCTGGTTGCCGGCAGCACTGAACAGGATCGGTACCACGTTGGAAGCGCCGAGGCCCACCAGCATGAAACCAATCAGCGAAACCATGGCGTTGTTGAAGATAATAGCCAGACTCAGGCCAATGGCCGCACACAGGCTACCCAGTAACAACACCTTATATCTGCCCAGCGTATTCACCACCCGATCGCCGTTTAGTCGCCCAAGGGTCATGGTGATGGAGAACAGCGCATAGCCCAATCCGGCCTGGCTGTGGTCAACGCCTCGCAGGGTGGTGAGAAACAGGGCGCTCCAGTCGAGCATCGAGCCTTCTGCCAGGAACATAATGAAGCACAGGATGCCAATGAACATCACCCAACCGCGTGGCAGCACAAACATCGGGCCACCTTCGTCACCGCCGCTTTCACGCAGCAAATTGCGACTGGCCAGCATCAGCAATGCGGCAATGGTCAATACGGCGACCCATGTTGCCAGCAAAGGAGACAGCCCCAGCCACAGCATCACACTAACACCGCCGGCACCGGCAATGCCGCCAACGCTGAAGAAACCGTGAAAACCGGACATCATTGCCTTGCCGCTGGCGCGCTCGACCACTACCGCCTGTATGTTCATCGCCACATCGATCATGCCGATTGCCGCACCAAACAACAGCAGGGCCAGTGCCATACCGGTGGTGGTGTCCATCAGGACCAGCAGGGGTAAATCAATACACAGTGCCAGCCCGGCCAGCAGGATCACCGGGCGACAGCCCAACCTGCCGGTCAGGAAGCCGGTAAGCGGCATCGCCAACATCGAACCTGCGCCAATACACAGCAGCAGCAGACCCAGGGAGCCGTCATCAATGCCGATACGCGCTTTGGCGAAAGGGACCAGGGGAGCCCAGGCAGCCATGCCGAAGCCGGCGACAAAAAAGGCCAAACGCGTTGCGATCTGTGCCGGGACGCCGGGTTTCTGCTGTTCATTACACAAGGTGGATGTCATGTGGGAATCAGGATCTATTGTGGAAATGCGGGCTGAAAGTTATGGAGTGTTTTTATCACAATCCGCGATCCGGGTCGAAAGGATTTGCGCTCGCCCGCGCTTCTGGTCACAAGGCAATGACCTGAGCAAGGGATTCTGGATATTTTTCCAGACTATCAAAATAGAAGAGACGACCAATATTGCCACACCGAACAGAATGTCGGCCCAGGCAGCAGTTACTTAAGCAATAAAATGCTTTTCTAATTAATGCGTTCGATCTGTAGACTGATATCGGTTAATAAATTAGCAATTAGTGCGAAAATTAATTATTGAGATAATATCGTGGCGTGATTATTTTTTGGCAAAAAGTGCGCATTATGGTGAATGGTGGGGAAGCTTTCAGGCAATAAAAAACCGGCCAGAAGCCGGTCGAAGTGTACAAAAAATTATCTTACAGATAATGAAGGTAATAATGAAAATAATGATGATAGCGGGATTATTATAACGTCAGCGTTATGAGAATATTTTGGCACAATGTGCTTATTGAGCGTGACTTTTGTATGGCTGTCTTTTTTTTCTTAAAGATTTGTATAACTACATGATTTTGTATCTATAAATGTATTTTTTGTCATTGTGTGCCTTATTTTGTCTGTCTGTAATGTTTTGTGGAAGTTCGCGCAAATTTACATTTTGAAACCTTTATTAATCATGGTGAAACACTATCGGATACTTGGTATCATTTTCTTTCTGGATTAATATAACCCTTGTTACCAGAATGGTAATGCACAGTCGTGCTAATAATGCTCAAAAGGGCAGTGGCCATAGCTCGACATAATTAATGAGGATAATAACGATGAAACTTCGAGTACTCTCCCTGATAGTACCCGCACTGCTGGTTGCAGGCACAGCAGGCGCGGCGGAAATCTACAACAAAGACGGTAATAAACTGGATTTGTTCGGTAAAATCGATGGTCTTCACTATTTTTCCGATGATAAAGGTTCCGATGGCGACCAGTCTTATATGCGTTTTGGCCTGCGTGGCGAAACACAAATCAGTGACCAACTGACCGGCTACGGTGAGTGGGAATATCAGGCAAACCTCAACCGTGCGGAAAACCAGGACAACAATAACTTCACTCGTGTTGGTTTTGCAGGTTTGAAATTCAGTGATTACGGTTCATTGGATTACGGCCGTAACTACGGCGTGCTGTACGACATCGGCGCATGGACCGACGTGCTGCCAGAGTTCGGTGGCGATACCTACGGTGCGGACAACTTCATGTTCCAGCGTACCAACGGCGTGCTGACTTACCGTAACTCAGACTTCTTTGGTCTGGTTGACGGCCTGAACTTTGCTCTGCAATACCAGGGCAAAAACGACAGCGCTACCGAATCCAACAACGGTCGTGACGTGTTGGCGCAGAACGGTGACGGTTACGGCATGTCCGCGTCTTACGATCTGGGCTACGGTATCAGCGCTGCAGCGGCGTACTTCTCTTCCGACCGTACCAACGATCAGAACGGCAATAACAACGCCGGCATTCTGGGCCGTGGTGACAAGGCAGAGGCTTACAGCGGCGGTCTGAAATATGACGCCAACAACGTCTACCTGGCAGCGATGTATACTCAGTCTTACAACGCAACCCGTTTCGGCAGCAGCAACAGCAGCACTTACGGTTACGCCAACAAAGCGCAAAACATGGAAATCGTTGCCCAGTACCAGTTCGATTTCGGTCTGCGTCCTTCCGTGGCTTACCTGCAGTCTAAAGGCAAAGACATCGAACGCGGTTACGGCGATCAGGATCTGATGAAGTATGTTGATGTGGGCGCGACCTACTACTTCAACAAAAACATGTCTACCTACGTTGATTACAAAATCAACCTGATGGATGAAAATGACTTCACCAAGTCTGCCGGTATCAACACCGACGACGTGGTTGCCGTGGGCCTGGTTTACCAGTTCTAAGCAACAGAGTGTGAATCTGATCACGCGGCCTTCGGGCCGCGTTTTTTTTGCCTGCGGTTTGGCACAAATTGGCATTTTCGCGGCACGGATTGCCATCCTGATGTGTCGGAGTTTAACTAAACTTTCGCCGTATATACCCGTCATCTTTCAAGTTGCAGCGTTGTTACCTGCACTTGCTCACCCCAGTTACTTAACTTTTGTAAGCGCCTGGGGATGAGCAAGCTGGCCGCCTAGCTGCAACTTGAAAGCTATAGGGTATAGAGAAATCCGGAGGTGAATATGGAACTCAAGATAGATCGGGTGATTGAAACGGTGCTGTACGTCAAGGATATCGAGCGGGCCGCGGTTTTTTACCAGCAGGTATTAAAACTGCCGGTGATGGTGGCCAATGAGCGTTTTCGCGCCTATGACGTGAGCCAGCAAAGCGTCTTGCTGCTGTTTATTGAAGGCGACTCGGTCAAAGGAGCACATTACCCGGAAGGCTATATCCCCCCCGCATGATGGCAGCGGACCGTTGCATATCGGGCTGGCCGTCACGAAAGAACAGCTGCCGCATTGGGAACAGCATCTGGCGGCACATGGCATAGAGATAGAAGGGCGCATGAGCTGGGAGCACGGTGGCGAGAGTATTTATTTCCGCGATCCCGATAATCATCTGCTCGAACTGGTAACTCCGGGGATTTGGGCCAATTACTGATGCTTCCAGGCGGCAGCCAGTGTCTTCAGCATTTCACTTAGCAGCAGCAGCGCGTTCTGGGGTTGCTGCTCAATTTGTACCTTGACGATGGCTCCGTCGATCAGCATCGACAGCATCTCTGCTCGCTGTTCCCGCTCAGGGATTGTGGGCAGGTGGCTGGCAATGACTTCGGCCATCTGCTTCTTATGCTGGCGTGCGATTTTTAGGCTCTCTGGTAACATATCCGCCAGTTCCACCGCCGTATTGATAAAAGCACAACCGCGGTAATGCGGGCTGCTGAACCATTCCTCAAGGCAGGGCACCAAAGCAAGCATCACATCTCCTCGTCGGGTGGCCTGCTGCTCTAGGGACCGGCTGAACCAGCTCAGCCACTGATCATGACGGTAGGCAAGAAACGCCTCAATCAGCTCATTTTTACTGGGGAAATGACGATAAAACGTGACCTTGGCTACGCCTGACTCGCTGATGATGCGATCAATGCCGGTCGCGCGTATGCCATCGCGGTAAAACAAATCATGCGCTGTCAGCAGGATGCGCTGACGTGGTGGCAAAGTACTGGGGGCAACAGACATTAAAACATCTCCTGAAATATCGTTTGGAATGATTGTAGACAACTCTGTCTACATGCGCTAGCTTAATTGTGTAGACAGTTCTGTCTACCTAATGACAACCCAGCAGAGGTGAGCTATGAGCATTAAACCCCCGTTACCGCCGTTTACCCGAGAGTCGGCGATTGAGAAAGTTCGTCTGGCGGAAGATGCCTGGAACAGCCGCGATCCTGAACGCGTCTCGCAGGTCTATTCCGTCGATACCCACTGGCGTAACCGGGCGGAGTTTGTTGATGGTCGCGAGGCCGTTTGCGCATTCTTGCAGCGTAAATGGGCGAAAGAGCTGGAGTATCGGCTGATTAAGGAGTTATGGGCGTTTGATGGGGCGCGTATCGCGGTGCGCTTTGCCTATGAATGGCGTGATGATTCGGGCAACTGGTACCGTAGTTTTGGCAACGAGAATTGGGAGTTTAACCCGGACGGTCTGATGATCAACAGACACGCCTGCATCAACGATATGCCGATCCGCGAGCAGGATCGTCAGTTCCATTGGCCGCTTGGCCGTCGTCCGGATGATATTGCGGCACTGGAGTGAATTCGGCTTCTGATTGTCGTTACTGATAATAAGGCCGTAGTTCCGCATGAAGCGCGGAAATAAGACGCTTTTTCCACTCAACTTCTCCCTGCCGATAGTGTGAAAACAGATGGCCAATTGCCAGGTTGTCCAGGATGGGCAGGGTGAATAACCCTCGTTTATCGGGTTGTGCACTGAACCAGGGCTGCGGAACTACCGCCATCAGCGGGGCCGCCCGCAGCACTGGTGGCAACTGGGCATAATCGGCACAGCTGAGCTGGATCCTGCGTTGTAAACCCTGGCGTTCCAACTGACGATCCAGCTCATTTTCCGCCTGTGGCCAAGGGTGACAGTAATAGTGCGCATAGTTTGCCAGTTCGCTGAAGGCCAGACCGCTCTTGTGCTGCAACCTCTGCTGCAAGGGGCCCCCAAATACTGCGACCAGGCGAGTGCTGCCAATCAGTGCATAACGCAGTGCGCTGGTACGCTGTTGATGATCGCCCACTGCGATCACCATATCGATGCTGCCTTCCAGCAGATCGTTCCGCCATGAGCGCCGCTCAAAGTTCTGACAACGGATATCCACATTGGCGAGTGTGCTTTTCTGTGCCAGCAGCGGCAGCAATATCGGATGCAGTGCCGGCGGTGCAACCAGGTTGAAATGTCGTGGTGCATCCTGCAAATGGCCGAACAGTTCACCGTCCAGCGCAGAGAACAATGGCGTTAGTTTCTCTTTAAGCGACAGGGCAAACAGCGTCGGCACCTGGCGATGCCCCTCCCGACGAAATAAAGGCTCATTGAGCACTTCACGCAGGCGGGCCAATGCATGGCTGACGGCCGAAGTGCTGATGCCCAACTTGTCCGCCGTTTTCTGGCTGGAGCCGGTGCTGGTCAACAGATAGAGCACTTTCAGCAGGTTCATATCCATTTGCAGGATGTTTATTAATGGCCTTCTTAATTGAATACGTTTCAATATTGGGCTGAGTATACTTCAGCCCCGTTTACCTCCATAGAATTGGAACATGAAAAAAAACCTTGGTTATCTGACGGCTATGACGGTTGCTCTGTGTTTCGGCGCTCAGGCGCAGCTTAATCCGGCACAGCCGTTGTCCAGTGCGCCGCCCTATTCGCTTTTTGAACAGTGGGCGCAGCCGGTCGCGCCATTTCAGATGTTCCCGCATGTTTATTACGTGGGCACCCGCAACCTATCGTCCGTGCTGCTGAGCACGCCGGAAGGACTGATTCTTATCGACGCCGCGCTGGACGCTAGCGCTCCGGCGATAAGAGCGCACATAGAGGCTTTGGGTTTTAACATCAAAGATCTGCGCTATATCCTCAATAGTCACGCGCGTCTCGATCAGGCGGGTGGCATTGCGCGTCTGCAAGTCTGGAGCGGGGCAAAAGTTGTCGCCAGCGCTGCCAATGCCCAACAGTTGGCGCTTGGCGGCAAACAGGATTTTGCTCTGGGAGATGCGCTGAGCTTCCCGCCGGTGAAGGTCGATATTATCGTCGGGGAGGGGGACAGCATTACCTTGGGCGACCTGAAATTAACGGCATTGATGACGCCAGGCCATTTGCCGGGGGCCACCTCGTGGCTGACCACGCTACATCAGGGAGGGCAAAGTTACCGACTGGTCTATGCTGATAGCCTGGCAACGCCGGACTACTATCTGATCGACAACAAAAACTACCCCAGTCTGGTGCAGGATATCCGTGGCAGTTTTGCTCGGTTGGCTCAGCAGCAGGCGGATATTTTTATCGCCAATAAGGGAACGCGCTTCGATCTGGATAATAAAATGCAACGCCTGCAGGCCGGCGATCTGGATGCGTTTGTCGATCGTCAGGGGTTGCAGCAATATGTGCAACAGTCACAACAGACATTTGAGGCGCAGTTAAAACAGCAAAAAAATAAAATGTGAATTGCGCTGGTTGGCTACCGTGGCCTGCTGAGGATATTGGCGCGAACCGCACCTATCGACAAAGTGAAATTTGTAGAAAAGCCTTCTCTCTTCTAGACTTAGAGGACAATAAACGTACTCAAAGAGGACAAACCATGACGAATAAGCTGGTTTTAGCCATTTGCACTGCAGCGACTTTCACCCTTCTTGCCGGTTGTACGGCTTATGACAGAGCCGCCAGTTATGTTCAGGAGCCTGTGGTCAGTGATGTAAAAGTAGGAATGACCAAACAGCAGGTACGAGCCATTGCAGGTCCACCGTCAACTACAGCTACTCTGGTTCATGCACAGGGTACCTGCGACACCTACGCGGTGGCGCCACGTGACGGGAAAAGTACAAACCTATTTTGTTAGCTACAGCGATACAGGCCATGTGATGAACAAAGGTTATCAGACTTGTTCAGACTACGACTCCCAGCCTAAATAACGGCTGTTATGGTGAGCAATCTGGCCCCGCTTCGGCGGGGTTTTTCATTTTTTAACCGCCAGTGGCATGAAGTTTAACCAAACGCACTTTTTCCTGCTTTTTTTTGCATGAAACGATAGACATTTCATAACGGTAGCGCTAATATCTGCGCCCATTGGAAGGATGGCCGAGTGGTTTAAGGCAACGGTCTTGAAAACCGTCGAGTGTAACAGCTCCCAGAGTTCGAATCTCTGTCCTTCCGCCAAATTTAGCCGGCTTAGCTCAGTAGGTAGAGCAACTGACTTGTAATCAGTAGGTCACCAGTTCGACTCCGGTAGCCGGCACCATATACATATAGTTGTACAGACGGTTAATCCCGTCTACGAACCCCAGCAATCTTAATGATCGCTGGGGTTTTTCGTTTTCCGCCCGCGCCGACCGGGTCCTTAAAGGGTATTGTCAGGCGCAAGATGTTAATCTGCATAAATTGCAACCGGAGGTAGTTATGGGCAGCGGCTTCGAAGATTCAAAAGCTTTGTATATCGGCATATGCACAGTGATAGGCGATGCGGTTTTGGTGTTAATTAATGAAGAACGCGCCACGGAAAAGGCCGATATCATTGATGTGTTGAAAACGGCAATCACCAGAGAAGGCAGGGATGTCAGTCTGGATGAGGCTCGTATACTGGCCGTTGAATGGCTGGAGCGTTAAGCGCTAAAAGCCTATGCTCGCCGGCATTTTCACGAAAACTGACAGTTTGTTGAAAGACAGTGAGCCATGAATAAGATATAACCAGATAGCGAAAAGATAAGGAGTGTTGGATGAAAAGGGCATTGTTTCTTTTGGTTATTTTAACCCTATCTGGGTGTACAGGCTCTTTGGGCTCAATATTGGGTGTTATTCCGCAAAGTTCTGACGTTTGCCCCCAGGGGAAAAACTCAATCACGGGTGAATGCCGAGTTTAATCATAAAAAAACCAACCGCTAAGGGTTGGTTTTTAAAGGGATTTTTGGTCGGCATGAGAGGATTCGAACCTCCGACCCCCGACACCCCATGACGGTGCGCTACCAAGCTGCGCTACATGCCGACGCTGTAACAAATTATACTACCCGTTCCCAATCTCAAATCAAGAGCTCCCCCAACTGACTGATTGTATTTTAAGCAGTTAGTTGGCGATAAAGCGTTTCACATCGGTCAACACCTGCAACAGCAGGGCCAGCTGTGGCTTCTCGTCTTTGATCTCTTTGTCGTTCTTATCGTATGCACGGTAGTTACCGCTGCTATCCAATACCAAAGTTTGCGTAGGAGTGGTGATCACTAACAGGCTGTTGTCGCCGGTCGCGACCCAGTTATTCCTGCGCTGGGCGGTAAACAGATCTTCACCCTGCGAATAATCATTAGGGTTGGTTTTCACGTGTAGCAAACGCTGCATCAGCGTACGCATCACGTCGTTATGACCGGTCAGTTTACTGATGGTCTGTGCCGGGGTGCCCGGCCAGTGGATAACCAAGGGGACCTGCAACTGTTGCTGGTTGAAACTGGTACCCGCACCCCAGTAGCCTTTGCCGGTGTCATTAAATTCAACGCCGTGCTCTGCGGTTATCACCACTACGGTTTTATCCAGAACACCACGTTCTTTCAGCGTGCTGAGCACCTGAGCAATTTGCGCATCCACATCCTGCGCACCTGCGCGGTAACGCTGAATAAAATCGGCCGGGGCTGGTGTTTTCTCATTGGCCGCAGGTTCAGTACCACGGTAATTGATATAGGAGAACCACGGACCGTTACTGTTTTGGTCAGCCAGCCAGCGTTGCCATTGTTGCGTGGTCGCCGCATCATTTTGCTGTTTTGCTGCCGGCAGCGTGAAGTCGGTCAACAGGGCCTGGCGATACAGGCTGGCGTTAAAACCGTCAGACGAGAACAAACCAAACTGATAACCCTGGGCGCTGAGAGCA is part of the Serratia quinivorans genome and encodes:
- the ybjJ gene encoding Inner membrane protein ybjJ, giving the protein MTSTLCNEQQKPGVPAQIATRLAFFVAGFGMAAWAPLVPFAKARIGIDDGSLGLLLLCIGAGSMLAMPLTGFLTGRLGCRPVILLAGLALCIDLPLLVLMDTTTGMALALLLFGAAIGMIDVAMNIQAVVVERASGKAMMSGFHGFFSVGGIAGAGGVSVMLWLGLSPLLATWVAVLTIAALLMLASRNLLRESGGDEGGPMFVLPRGWVMFIGILCFIMFLAEGSMLDWSALFLTTLRGVDHSQAGLGYALFSITMTLGRLNGDRVVNTLGRYKVLLLGSLCAAIGLSLAIIFNNAMVSLIGFMLVGLGASNVVPILFSAAGNQQDMPANLAIASVTTVGYAGILAGPALIGFIAQFSSLTAAFACVAVLLLVVTASARAITR
- the ompC gene encoding Porin OmpC: MKLRVLSLIVPALLVAGTAGAAEIYNKDGNKLDLFGKIDGLHYFSDDKGSDGDQSYMRFGLRGETQISDQLTGYGEWEYQANLNRAENQDNNNFTRVGFAGLKFSDYGSLDYGRNYGVLYDIGAWTDVLPEFGGDTYGADNFMFQRTNGVLTYRNSDFFGLVDGLNFALQYQGKNDSATESNNGRDVLAQNGDGYGMSASYDLGYGISAAAAYFSSDRTNDQNGNNNAGILGRGDKAEAYSGGLKYDANNVYLAAMYTQSYNATRFGSSNSSTYGYANKAQNMEIVAQYQFDFGLRPSVAYLQSKGKDIERGYGDQDLMKYVDVGATYYFNKNMSTYVDYKINLMDENDFTKSAGINTDDVVAVGLVYQF
- a CDS encoding putative transcriptional regulator, whose translation is MSVAPSTLPPRQRILLTAHDLFYRDGIRATGIDRIISESGVAKVTFYRHFPSKNELIEAFLAYRHDQWLSWFSRSLEQQATRRGDVMLALVPCLEEWFSSPHYRGCAFINTAVELADMLPESLKIARQHKKQMAEVIASHLPTIPEREQRAEMLSMLIDGAIVKVQIEQQPQNALLLLSEMLKTLAAAWKHQ
- a CDS encoding Protein of uncharacterised function (DUF1348); protein product: MSIKPPLPPFTRESAIEKVRLAEDAWNSRDPERVSQVYSVDTHWRNRAEFVDGREAVCAFLQRKWAKELEYRLIKELWAFDGARIAVRFAYEWRDDSGNWYRSFGNENWEFNPDGLMINRHACINDMPIREQDRQFHWPLGRRPDDIAALE
- the nodD2_1 gene encoding Nodulation protein D 2, with protein sequence MDMNLLKVLYLLTSTGSSQKTADKLGISTSAVSHALARLREVLNEPLFRREGHRQVPTLFALSLKEKLTPLFSALDGELFGHLQDAPRHFNLVAPPALHPILLPLLAQKSTLANVDIRCQNFERRSWRNDLLEGSIDMVIAVGDHQQRTSALRYALIGSTRLVAVFGGPLQQRLQHKSGLAFSELANYAHYYCHPWPQAENELDRQLERQGLQRRIQLSCADYAQLPPVLRAAPLMAVVPQPWFSAQPDKRGLFTLPILDNLAIGHLFSHYRQGEVEWKKRLISALHAELRPYYQ
- a CDS encoding Metallo-beta-lactamase L1 precursor, whose translation is MKKNLGYLTAMTVALCFGAQAQLNPAQPLSSAPPYSLFEQWAQPVAPFQMFPHVYYVGTRNLSSVLLSTPEGLILIDAALDASAPAIRAHIEALGFNIKDLRYILNSHARLDQAGGIARLQVWSGAKVVASAANAQQLALGGKQDFALGDALSFPPVKVDIIVGEGDSITLGDLKLTALMTPGHLPGATSWLTTLHQGGQSYRLVYADSLATPDYYLIDNKNYPSLVQDIRGSFARLAQQQADIFIANKGTRFDLDNKMQRLQAGDLDAFVDRQGLQQYVQQSQQTFEAQLKQQKNKM
- a CDS encoding DNA-binding transcriptional activator OsmE — its product is MTNKLVLAICTAATFTLLAGCTAYDRAASYVQEPVVSDVKVGMTKQQVRAIAGPPSTTATLVHAQGTCDTYAVAPRDGKSTNLFC